In a genomic window of Bacteroidota bacterium:
- a CDS encoding lamin tail domain-containing protein, which translates to MKGLMLLVFGIALGASVHGQLRINEFMAVNESVLADGCGSFDDWIEIYNAGDSAVCLNGYSLSDDVENLQKFKFKSRGKQSLIVPPQGYLLIWCDEDQLEGLTHANFRLAAAGEFLALTGPEGAVIDSVYFDAQTADKSYGRSADGSGELGFLQKPTPCNANLGMLGQSAAQFPAVEWLVQVD; encoded by the coding sequence ATGAAAGGTCTCATGTTGCTTGTTTTTGGAATTGCCTTGGGTGCCTCGGTGCATGGGCAGCTGCGGATCAACGAATTCATGGCTGTGAACGAATCGGTTTTGGCAGATGGATGCGGGAGCTTTGACGACTGGATCGAAATCTACAATGCCGGTGACAGTGCGGTTTGTCTGAATGGCTATTCGCTGTCGGATGACGTGGAAAATCTGCAAAAATTCAAGTTCAAATCACGTGGGAAGCAAAGCTTGATCGTTCCGCCGCAGGGCTACCTGCTGATATGGTGTGACGAAGATCAATTGGAGGGGCTGACCCATGCGAATTTCAGGCTCGCGGCAGCGGGGGAATTTCTTGCATTGACGGGTCCTGAAGGTGCGGTCATTGATTCCGTCTATTTTGATGCGCAAACCGCTGACAAGAGTTACGGACGTTCGGCAGATGGGTCTGGCGAATTGGGATTTCTTCAAAAACCGACGCCTTGCAACGCCAACTTGGGGATGCTTGGGCAGTCGGCTGCGCAATTTCCTGCCGTTGAATGGTTGGTCCAGGTGGATTGA
- a CDS encoding DUF4157 domain-containing protein: MKTNEVHESHNVAQKKPFEAGEKEGTLTNSLVEGSSEGPDSGQLRQLQVAADASAQVHQLRTLQLAANHSPQVKQSAQLKEKATEFSRGALQNKENRSGLPAQLKAGIEGLSGMALDDVNVHYNSSAPAQLQAAAFAQGNDIHLGSGQEQHLAHEAWHVVQQRQGRVKPTTEAGGKPVNDDVGLEQEADVMGAKAAQMRVDLSSEKDSPLDHSGQSSSSAAQLKTAVVQCYKPGWSEVNGEFQVFDGQKWTVANLTKITKHGWVFTTREGKNLTIYDHEDERIRPTVGMRGPSTGSSYTPMIEEKEDRMEESSESNDEIESTPQQYGSMIKLYSDWNPDQQFQERSNEFGKFNVKHNRNAPYITTNLQQYPKTSLDTTYSSMFKALMKSGLSEKEVAEVLLDAKAEMLKNPTALRAAAMLMGAVYLGEQWRKHGAVKIFRALLRQVTRGAISLEDIPKLFKFVASAQKGREQVERIREILLGDHPLKSITKDDRLILGGMSPLREGDLDSEEELGTTKDNEFKKKRKLKRHQKEYKKVELNEDDYYQINGTLYNISHHLIRSNGPCFWDNLIRFYGLDESVVRRAATSANVTFNEYLDDQSIQAVVDALGLLGVDITIHLDMFTYAGKFIMSKTIGNKGRQLKMGLVVQPEDDGNADGHYIPGLN, translated from the coding sequence ATGAAAACCAACGAAGTACATGAAAGCCACAACGTGGCTCAGAAGAAGCCTTTTGAGGCAGGGGAAAAGGAAGGAACTTTGACGAACTCTTTGGTCGAAGGTTCATCCGAGGGTCCGGATTCCGGTCAATTGCGGCAATTGCAGGTGGCGGCTGACGCTAGTGCGCAGGTGCATCAATTGCGGACTTTGCAACTTGCTGCCAATCACAGCCCTCAAGTGAAGCAATCGGCGCAATTGAAGGAAAAGGCTACAGAATTTTCCCGCGGCGCCCTTCAGAACAAGGAAAACCGTTCGGGGCTCCCCGCGCAATTGAAGGCTGGGATTGAGGGGCTTTCGGGAATGGCACTGGATGATGTGAATGTGCATTACAATTCGAGTGCGCCTGCGCAACTCCAAGCTGCTGCATTTGCCCAAGGGAACGATATTCATTTGGGTTCCGGACAAGAACAGCATCTTGCTCATGAAGCGTGGCACGTGGTGCAGCAACGTCAAGGTCGGGTCAAGCCCACGACTGAAGCAGGTGGGAAACCGGTCAATGATGATGTCGGTTTGGAGCAGGAAGCAGATGTCATGGGTGCCAAAGCGGCCCAAATGCGCGTGGATTTAAGTTCTGAGAAGGATTCACCCTTGGATCATTCAGGGCAATCTTCCTCGTCGGCTGCTCAATTGAAGACAGCGGTAGTCCAATGTTACAAGCCGGGCTGGTCTGAAGTCAATGGCGAATTCCAAGTATTCGATGGCCAAAAGTGGACGGTTGCCAACCTTACGAAAATAACCAAGCACGGCTGGGTATTTACCACGCGTGAAGGAAAAAATCTCACGATTTATGACCATGAGGACGAGCGTATTCGGCCTACGGTAGGAATGCGCGGCCCATCCACCGGTTCTTCTTACACCCCGATGATCGAGGAAAAGGAAGATCGGATGGAGGAATCTTCTGAGTCGAATGACGAAATCGAATCCACTCCTCAGCAGTATGGTAGCATGATCAAGCTGTATTCAGATTGGAATCCTGATCAGCAATTTCAGGAAAGGTCGAATGAATTTGGGAAATTCAACGTCAAGCACAACCGGAATGCACCCTATATCACGACGAATTTGCAGCAGTATCCCAAAACGAGTCTCGATACGACTTACTCCTCAATGTTCAAGGCACTGATGAAGTCGGGACTCAGTGAAAAAGAAGTGGCAGAGGTGTTGCTCGATGCAAAAGCGGAAATGCTCAAGAATCCTACTGCGCTGCGGGCTGCTGCGATGCTGATGGGTGCAGTTTATCTCGGCGAACAATGGCGGAAGCATGGTGCTGTCAAAATCTTCCGGGCTTTGCTCAGGCAAGTGACGCGCGGAGCGATCAGCCTGGAGGATATTCCCAAATTGTTCAAATTCGTCGCTAGCGCCCAAAAAGGGAGGGAGCAGGTGGAGAGAATTAGAGAAATTCTACTCGGCGATCACCCGTTGAAGTCGATCACAAAAGATGATCGTTTGATTCTTGGTGGAATGTCCCCTTTGCGCGAGGGGGATTTGGATTCTGAAGAAGAGCTGGGAACTACGAAGGACAATGAGTTCAAGAAGAAACGCAAGCTCAAGCGACATCAAAAAGAGTACAAAAAGGTCGAATTGAACGAGGACGACTACTATCAGATCAATGGTACGCTGTACAATATTTCTCATCATCTAATACGCTCCAATGGGCCTTGTTTTTGGGACAATCTGATTCGATTTTATGGATTGGATGAATCTGTCGTACGACGTGCCGCAACCAGTGCCAATGTCACTTTCAATGAATATTTGGATGACCAATCGATTCAGGCAGTTGTGGATGCGCTCGGCTTGCTTGGCGTGGATATCACGATCCACTTGGATATGTTTACGTATGCGGGTAAGTTCATTATGTCGAAGACGATTGGCAACAAAGGCAGGCAATTGAAGATGGGGCTCGTGGTACAACCTGAAGATGATGGCAATGCCGATGGGCATTATATTCCAGGGCTTAATTAG